A stretch of DNA from Acropora palmata chromosome 12, jaAcrPala1.3, whole genome shotgun sequence:
TGCTgtactttaatttttatgtgaAAGTACATAAGCTCTCTCAATGAGCATCTTGTGCCCTCATAGctaatgtgaaaaaaaattgtttcaatgaaaataaaaataataaaaataaggtTGCCAGGTCATTTATGGTGACCCTTCCTCACCTGTGGTTATAATACACACCAAAcgtcgctctgacgaagggctaacgtttAGCCTTCCAAATCTTTTATGGTGTTTATTCGACTATTATCATCTCGTATGATAAAACCAACTTTTCATATTTCGCTCTCTCACCGATACAACACCACAGACTCTTtacaaacttgaaatttgtcttATGATAGATAAGGCTATGATTGGagtttaaagaaacaatacGTTTTACTTCTTCAAGCCTAATGTTGGTTCTcttttgatttcctttttgaaagagaatttaGTGAGCAAAAAAACGGCAAAGTAAACTAAATGCAGCCCTACGTAATGAATTTGTAACAACTTTAACAGTGGTTAATGGCTAATGGTTCtgtcaaaaatgcaaaatatggAAGAACGAATAGATGGAGGTACGTGGTTGAAAGGTCATCTGTGGCACACCAACAGTCAGCCTGAATATGAATGCAATATGAGAggattttaataaaaaaatacctttCATCTCTCCAAGCTCAATGTGGGTTCTCTCTTGGTTttctttggaaagaaaaatgaaaatttagtgAATTAGGGAGCAATAAAACAACTTCAACTAAATCCTGCTCtatagggtttagggttagggtttaaaataaatttaacagTGCCGTGATcctctcaaaaatgcaaaatatggAAACTTGGAACATGGAGACATGACTGAAAGAGCagtgaaagtaaaatatttgatatcaaatttcatGATTTGCAAACAACGATCCTTGGCCTATACTTATTTCTGGCACTCCAAAAACCGTGTGGATGTGAGTGTCCAACATAGGTATTATGGCGGAATATAGGATGCGTTTTAAAACCAAGGGGTAATCGAGCATTAGGAACACTTTTAGGGTGAGACGCTGATAGAAAATGCCGCACCGACACCGGGACATGCTCTGTTTTGAATGCATGATACAGGATAAAACGGGATACGTGGGAGATTCATGACACCGTGTCATGTACAGAACCTAAAAATACACAACGACGCACCTTTACTCTAGGTTTTATAAGCATTGGTCTTTGTCTTAGAGAGTATCGCATTTTCAGTACTCTCAGCAAATCATTTAGTTACCCCGACTGTTCAGTCACACTGTCACATCTTCCTTTGCATTTGCATAAGCTATGTTTAGCTTTCTTTCATACCAAGTTTTAAGGAGAGACTGGCTTTCCAGGGACGCGAGCATTTTCGTTTTGATTGCTTAGGTTTCGTTATTTGCCTAGCGTTCTTGTTTAAATCAGGATGTTGTTTGACAGCAATGGTTGCACCCAAGACGAGAGGCCTAATGCCTCAACCTCTCTTATTCAAGGAAGAAAACCACGCCAAATAAGGGCCCATGGATCAGAACACATATCTGAAATATTGCAGTCTGCTGAAGAAATGTGGACATAACTTAGTGGGATTGAGATGAAAATGGAGGGTCCCAAAGGGGTTTAGGGCTCCAGAGCTTCGGCCTTAAAAATGCAGGGCTCCAGGGCTCCAAGACGAAAACTTCAGAGCTCTAGGGCTCCACATCATCTGCTTTAGGGCTCCGGGCTCCACTCTGGTCTACAATATTCACATGTTCTATTTTTAACGCCAAATCAAATACAAAAGTCAGCAATTCCGACCTATTTTTTAAACCCAAGTAGCGGGTTATATTATCTCCTATTATTTAAAAGTGGATTAAATATCAAACTTGAATAGTGCATTGTACAAGGTTGACACTAAGCTCATGGAGCGGAACAGATTTCTCTGCTCCATGCGACAAACtccaaaatttaatttgttgtaACTGATACCTGCCAGCAAACGGCTAAAGGAACGTGGGTTACTATAAAGTTGTTTTTATCGCACTCCGTACAATTATAACAAAGTTTTCATTAAATCCCTAAGTAAGTTGTTGCATATCATTACAAACTGAGATAACCGCATATACTTGTAAATATTATGTACTGTCTTCTCTTCAGACTCTGTTTATTTATGCCCGTTAAcacgcacaaaaaaaaagcacaaaaagagAGTAATCAAGAATAAATGCAATCTGGGAACTCGAATgatcaaacttgaaaatgctGGGCTCCGGGCTCCGCACAAAAAGTGTTTGGGCTCCGGGCTCCACAGCCAAGAAAGGATCAGGGTTCCAGTCAGTAAAATGGTAGGGCTCCGGGCTCCACAGCAGAAGTTTCAGGGCTCCAGTGCTCTAGGGACCCCCCCTTTGGGATCCTGAAAGTGCTTGTAGGGGCAGGAGGGAGgaatgtaattaaaaatggaaaaaggagGCGGAATTTTAAGAGGTCTTAGTGTTTGACCAAACTTGGaacttgaagaaaacattAACGAAGGATTAGTAAAACTAAGTTATAAGATCATATTGAAATGAGGATTTGCAAAATCCTGGATGGGCCCACCATTATTAATCTACTTGGTCCATAGACCACTTCCATAGATCATTTTATGGACTGTCCATCACGTCTCTTCCCAAACAGGTTTCCCACAATTCATTCAGGAATTCAGGTGAGTAGTTAACTGTTACAGTAATGCAAATGCCGAGGAAATGATGCAAACAAACGTAACAGTCAGTTAGACGGGCTTTTTCCTGTTATTTCTTTgcataacaaaattaatgttataaaaaaagacaatggaATTGATAGGCAGGCTTCTTCATCACTGTGAAAGTTCCTGCTGCAATTCTTCTTCAAAAGATCGACTTAGGACCACTTCCGATACTACGAATTAATTGTGATTCATTCTTATATAACAGCTTCATCTCGCAAAATAAGATACAAAAGGtcatttcggaaaataccataatactctttgtttgtcccaatgcatatgcaaaatttggggaggggacaaacaaagagtattatggtattttcggAAGTGGCCTCTTCATTAAGGAACAAATACCTTTGATCTTAATAATCTGTTCAATGGCTTTCTCTTGATTTCCTTTGGAGACAAATGAGAATGATTCAATGGGCAATCATGCAacaataaatcaagttggcatAGCTCTTCTTaccaaatgaaacaaagattTGCACAGCAATGCAAAATAATGAACTTGAGGATGAGCAAGGAGCATAGACATCCACTTAATGGTCCTTGTGCATTGGCCATCACCATGAACAAGGGCCAGGGATCACCCTTAAACTCAGTTCAAGGACCACATTAATAAATAAGCCATTCCTGTGAACTCATCACATTGACAAGCCCTGTGTCTATAGATAaattgcgaaaaagaaaaagttgtattttctgaaaaaagttACTTCAACTGGGAATTTACAACAATAAGATACAGCAACAATAATGCAATAAGCCCTTGATTAAGCCAAGGAAACTTGAGGCTAACCGGCTGCCCATAAAACACGGATTAAGGACAAAGAGACCCAAAACCTAAGATCTACTTAAAAGGCAACTAATTCAATTCAAAATACGCTAAATCGTTGAAGTTTTCGTTCAAAGAGGCCGGGTTAAGAGACATAAGAACTTCTTAACCGCTTTAAAAatagccaaaacaaaaaagctcGATGtggtcttcgttttgtagaAAAGGCCGGGCCAAACTACAAAACCAAGACCATAACTAAAGTGCTCTGACAGAAGCCGAAAGAAAAATAGGTAGAATAAACATTTAATGGTGTCCTCGCTTTGTAGAAAAGACAAGCTCaaactacaaaacgaagaccctcACTAAAGCACTAGAAGAGCGTTTTAGTTAGGGTTTTCGTTTTGTAGTTTGACCCGGCCCTTTCTTCCGAAAAAAACACCCcgttgattttctttgttcggCCATTTTTAAATCGGTAAATTTGATGTTTATCGGATTTTAACAAAGCGTTTTAGCGTGGTTCTTCGTTTTGAAGTTTAACTTGGCGTTTTCTCGACTCTGATGATGTACTTATAACTAGCCGTTCATGCTTTTATAGTTTGACTTGAATTAATAGACTTTTAGTAGGTGGGTCTTCAAGGGGCTTCGTTTCATCGGCACACGAGGCTAGGGTAGTGTTATGGTTCCAAAGTTGGAAATCTCAGGTATTGAAAGCAGTTGCACCTAAAGAGAATCTCTATCCAACAAAGTGCCTGATGGTATGTTATCAGTATGTCATCAGAACCTCCATATCATACCTGTAAGTTCTTCCAGCATTTCCTTAGTGTTATCATCATATTTTTTCCAATCATTTAGTAAATCTCGGAAGTGAGCTTCAGTATCAGGATCCATGCACTCAGTCTTCACTTTACTGATGGCTGTAGCACATgaagtgacattttttccAGATTCAAGTCCTATGATTGCATTGCTGATATTCTTCCATAGTTGATTAAATGTTGCATCATTAATTGAGGCCTTACTGGCATGAGCATAGACATCATTTCTGAAGAACTTGATTCTCACTATATTTGCTTCAGTACTGTTATCAGATTCAGGGGGAAGCTCATCCCAGTTGCCAGTACTAACAGGAGGACTCAAACCGCATACATTTCTCAGAAGTACCATCAAAAGAGTAATATCAAATTCGGCTGATGACGAAGTGGACAGCTTTCCCCACAGAGTGGGATTCAGAACTCCCCTTTTCTTCAGGCACTGTAATGTGCTGTAATGTGATGAAGAACTTGATAAAATCTTGTGCAAACTGGCTGCAGCTGGAGAATGGATTCCATTAAAGATATTTCGAAGCGTCTCAGTTCCAATATCTATGAGAAGACGACACAGACGAGCATAGTTGGTGTTTTCTCTTGTTGAGGAAGCAAAGGCTGCTGGACCAGATGCCATATCTGTGGGTCACATTAGTGAGGagaataaataaacttttgtgGAAATAACAGCTACCAGTGAGTAAAATTTAGGTAACAGCAATCAATAAGTGCTGCATTTACAGGGTCCACTGAGTTTACAAAGACTTACAAGCCATCTAATAATAGCCATCTAATCGataaatacatatatttttacaactttactttaaccccttaactgccgaatgagcgctcagggcacttatagattttactctgtctaacgccagatgattttactcgtcaatggggaaccccttggacgggaaagggttaactttCTATGTGTACATGTAGTGTAGGTCAGACTGCCTGTTTCTTGGTTGGTGCTTTTAAATATGTACTGTTTTTGGAAACTCTCTGTTTCCAAACTGTGTTTATCATTTTAACATGAAAGCCAAAAATACACGTCTATGTTCCATTGTACTGCATTttggattaaaaaaatgaagaatcaAAAATTGCTTGCCTAAAATTAGGGGCCAGAGGTTGTAATCTATCCCCCACAAGACTCACTTAGGGCCAGTGTTGACATGTGGGAGGGTGACCCTTTGTAGTAGGCTGAACCTAAGTCGTAGGGCACTGTACATGGAGTTCCACTTGCTAAGTAGAGGACATGTTAGGAGTGTTGATAAAGACTTGACTGTGATATAATCCAAAGGagatcaattttatttttaaaaatattgttgtttcAATAAAGTACATAAATTCACACCTCGGCAGTATGCAAAGTAGAGAATTAGTGAAGTCGTGTTGTATGTGAATGACAAAGCTGTAGTGATTGTCATATGTATGACTGAATGGAACctgctgcaaaaaaaaaaaggcacaaaacagattcaaaagaaatatttagCAATGTATGCTAAACACACACAATCCCAGATACTAATCTTTCGATTCTACgattctaaaaggaaaaaagaatacttgattaaaaatgatttcttgaaacataaagcataataacaaaggatcaataaaataaataaataaaataaaaggtattcacttgaagaattttttttttgagcctTTGTTATCATGCTAATTCGTAGAGACTATTGAAATCAAATCTCCGCAACACTTATtcactttgccttgagaatggtgtcatgATGACGCCGAAACGTCGGCTTTCAACATTAATATTCGCTTGTTtatgtttgaaaaaagaatttaCGGCTAAATCAATACGCAGAATTTACATGCAAATGTAAATTTTATCTAAATTGACACGAGCATTGTCAACAGCTTTTCGCGCTTTCTGATTGACTTCCGACAATACTCAATAACTTTCATTGGTTGAGAATTAGCCGGTGATGCAGTACAACATTACTAAAGCTAACTTTTCTGGTCGCAATGTGACTTGATAGAAGTCTAGACACCACACAATGAGTTGATACCTCTCTACATTGCTAAACAGAAATATTTCCTCTATAATCTTAGAATAGTCATAAGAAAATTTGAGTCCTAAATCAGCAGGCAaggattaataataatagtaataataataataataataataataataacaataatcataatcGTTTATTATTAGAGGgccttgttaggcacagctaggattctaaggaagctgttggaaagctgaagaagaagaaatgacacaaaggacctttggccattggctatACGGCTCACCCCTTTGAtgtaatgtcggcataacatcCGCCGGAGCTAAAGCTTTACATTTACGtaataataacataataacaatttattcaacctttatgCAGCACAAACTGAATTACAAAGGCAGTTCAATAATTACATACACACTGaagcacaaaacaaaagcatggACTCATTTCATGCTTTTAAAGGGAGGCTTTTAGATTTTTATGATGATAAAACCCTTTCTTATAATATTCCAAGTCGTGAGATTGTAAGTGATGAACTTAACttggttgtaaataatatCAAatgatgactattactattttattatagttattattactattttcgTTAATATTTTTTGGGGTTGAATATCAATTCGGAGATGGTACTGTTTTCTTCTCCAGTTGCTGATGCTATTTTTGTATGTGCAACAAATTCAATAAAgtaataaaagtaaaatgttCTATATATCAAATGCAGATATTAAGTACTATGTAAATATTAAATACTATGTGTAACCTCCATACGAGTATAAACTCcagcaaaaaagaaattcaaacacGCTTTATTCTTCATTAACAACTGCCTACGACAGCAGGAAGTCAACGCTTGTGTTGAAGAGCGAAAAGCGGTTAACattagaaaacaaacacatGCACAAACTTACTTAGTAAAATGAACTAATCGTAAACAGAAAATCGGCAAAAACTACATTTACATTTGTTAGGAGCTGGTAACTGAATTGACTGCTCGAAGCGAAGAAAGTTACAAAATCCAATGAACTGCCGGAAGCGAAACTGCTAGATCTGCTTACATAGCGAAATTGACTGACCGAGACAActctaaaaaatgaaaaaatgactAAATTAAGTCTTAAATACCTCTAAgagaatgaataaattaagTACTAAATTCCTGACTAAAACCGACAACTACATTCTTAAGGAAATGCAACCGCCCTAATGAGTAAGCGTTTGGATCAAACATTGTCTGTTaagacaaaaattttttcggCAATTTCAACGTGATTCTGGGTTTGAGGAGCAAAAATTCTGAATAGGACGGCACAGAAACAGAAACAGCTTTCTCCTGTTCTAGGGGCATACGGTCTCTTGTGTGTAACAAGCGGCAGTTGCGTAGCAAATGGGAAAAAGTGTAACTTCGCTAATTAAGAAATGTTATTCACGTATCCTCCCTCCTCTGGCGCAACAAAATTAAGCCTGATTTTTTTAGCGGGTCCTCATAGCACAGGGacggaaaaataatttttagcgCCCTTTTTTGTACCGATTCAATGTAGTCACTTAAGTATTACGTGAGGCGAGCCTAAGCGTGGCTCCCATACTCTAAGACAGACCTGATGATGCTACTATAGACTAGAACAAGCTGTCAATAGGTTAGTTCATACGTATACTTGTTAAGAGCACATATTGCAAATAGTCGCTTACTCCCTTTATTTACAAGGATTCTCTTTACAAGTTACATGCTGTTTCTTTGTCAAAATATTCGTCCTGAGGTGAACCCCCAACAAGTTATAACAGGAAAAATTTCCTATCAGAGAGCTACCAACGAGTAGAGGGGCTGGTGGGAACCGGCAATATTGCAAAAAAGTAATGCACATTTCCCTGCAATCTGTTTTACTGTTAAGAGCCGTTCTGTAGAAGAAGGAAACAAGTAGATATCCGAAACagtaaaaattcaaatatgaAGGAGAGAGCCTGGAGACAAATTCCATGAGTGAAGCATCATCTGCATATATAACTCTATTGATACTGTTGGAAACCATTCTGTTCACAAGAATACAAAACAAGAGAGCAGACAAAACAAGTGAGGAGTAAGAACACTCGAGCATCCGTCTGAAAAACaccattgttttgaaaaagaaagaaggagaATGTATTCTGAAAAAGGAATAATAAGAAACAATCTAACGactttaaatttttgaaagaaagattaaACGCCAACAAAAGCACCACGGTTGAATATCTctgtctttttgtttctcaattctgcgaaagaaataaaagccaAGCCtcttatttttcaattaattCTCACGTTTTTCCTCGAATTGATCTGCGTAACGACAACGAAAGTTCATTGTTCGGTAAATTTCCCCTTTCAGAGCCATTCAGGACGAAAAAATATTGTAGACAATGGTTGCGGACTTTGGACTGACGCAACCCTCAGAGCACAgatcacaaaaaagaaagctttaagAAACGAAACGTCGACGATAGCAGGAGCATCATCTGAAAATCATTGCTCTTGATTTCAAAGTTATTAGTATGTGTGCAAAATGCGTTCTAATTATGCCGGAATGAAATTGGTATCAGCGGTTTGTAGACACCCATACCTTCAAAACATGTGCAGTTTACTTCAAGTTGTGGATTGGAGGAGAACGGCGGTGAAATAGACGAAAGATTAGCGAAAATGCACGAGCAAAACGTTGAAACTGCTTGTGTTCATAGTAAAATTCTTTCTCTTCTCCCTCGCTGTCATGATTACTTAAGCTCCTTCTGGACATTTCTCTATGGGTCTCCATTAagatttaaccctttcactgccgtAGGTGCCcacagggcacttatagattttactctttctaacgccagacgattttactcgtcaatggggaaccccttggcagtggaAAGGTTAAAAGTTACCTGTTGGTAATTTAGAAATAAAATCTCTCAGATACTAGCTTCCTTTCAATGAAAGTCTTTACTTTCTCAATAGTGTTCTTGTAGAACTAACCAAGAAACCAGTTTGaagtaacaaaatttacaataatcaCAGTAACAGCAGCAAACAAAGTAGAAGCAGAATCTCATTAGCAGAAGCAGaaatagtagtagtagcatAAGCAGAGGTAGTTTTGGAAGTAAGAATAGAGACAGTTTTAGTAGTAATAATTGAAGTAGcagttgtagtagtagtataTAGTAGAAGTAGAAGCAGTAGTAGTAATTAGTGCTAGTAagagtagcagtagcagttaGTTCATGGTGGcagttgtagtagtagtagtctTATGaaccgttgagtcacctgaatttttcaggttcataagacaattgcttaaattgtccaacaaatgcgaggatcatatcttcatttgatttcaaacaccgcacttcatataacattacTTTCATACGACATTTCTTTCACGGGAAAagatgagcccaacaaattgacctgctctcaactgtgtgacttcgtagctcagttggttagagcactgcaccggcatcgcagaggtcatgggtgcgaggatcatatctttatttgagtagtagtagtagtagtagtaaaaGTAGGAGCaatagtagtagcagtagtaggAGGAGGAGGATAAGgagtagtagtagtactaCTAAGTACTAacagcagtagcagtagtagtaagAGTAGTAGGAGTAGTTGAAGTACTAGCAGTAAcagtagcagcagcagtagtatAAGCAGTatggagtttaagatttgacgatgtcaacgtcaacgacaacgccacatatcaatgatttcattggttaaatgaagaaaaatgatcgtgctgcacgtgcggcacgctttttggtgcaatgttttgacgaagtctgccaaacgacgacgtgaaattttcatatttgaggttctgacgacaacggaagctcgcagcagtaaatctttcattctttgcctttacatgaaaaccatttgtgccaagcaagcgaaagtgcactccgcctattttgtacgacGTGAttaacatggaataatcgcaaaagacttagcTTAACGCAAAgtacaattttaatgtgacgttttccttgcagttgccgtcctagcttcttaaactccctagtaTTAGTAGGAGGAGGAGGAATAGTAGTAGTAGCTGGAGTAGTAGTAGAAAAAGgcttttcaggcttctatacgcaattgcttaaattgcgttcataactgcgacgatcatagcttacttgatttcaaaatctgcagttcaatatctgaaacatttcatatatcacttcacagtagtagtagttgtagtagtagtagtagctgTTGCAGACTCCAGCTCTTCGTTTCGCCGACAACTTCAAGGATAGCCTCGCTACCCAGCCACCCCCCAGTAAGCACCATCTCCGCAATGCCATCTACGACTCAGCCATGGCCGTCTTCGGGAAGAAAGAACATAAGAATGCTGATTGGTTGGAGCCACATTGGGAAGAGATGCAGTCAGTCACAGAGGCCAAGAGAAAAGCACTGCTGGAACACAAGCAGAATCCCTGCACCAGCACTCGCAATACTCTCAAAGCACGAGAAAGCTATAGGGGCAGAGTCCACCAGACCGCCCGCCACTGTGCCAAAGAGTACCTGCAGACCCTGTGCTCCCAGATCCAGTCAACCGCCGACTGCGGCTACGCTAGGGGAATGTGCGAAGGAATCAAAACTGCCACAGGTCCCATGAGCATCAAAACAGCCCCGCTTAAATCAAAGGCTGACGAGACCATCACCGACCAGAGCAAGCAGCTGCAGCGATAGGTCGAGCAGTATTTCGAGTCTTACGCGACACAGAACTTCGTCACGGACGCTGCCCCCGACGCCCTGCCTGACTGCGATGGAGTCTGCGTGCGAGGAAGGCAAGATGGCGAACTCTTCAACATCGTCAGGTTAGACTCAGCACCAATAAGACCAAGACCTGCTGATACGCGAGCTGCTGCTCGCAAAGGATGCTGTTTTAACATCCCACAGTTAGGTAGGTCTTCAGTGCGTAGTCGACAAGCTGTCCGCTGCCTGCGGGGAGTTTGGACTGACAATCAGCCTCAAGAAGACCAATATCATGGCGCACGGTGCCAAGTCCCCACCTTCCTTCACAATCGGGGACACTCAGCTTGAGGTCGTGGACGCCTTCACCTACTGGCTCCACAGAGACAAGCTCGACATCTCTCGACACCGAGATCAGCTCAAAAATTGCTATTGCTGTAGGGGAAATGGCCAAACTAAACAAGCGAGTGCTGAGTGAAAAGGACCAAGGTCTGCGTCTACCAAGCTTGTGTCCTGTCGACacttttccaaacaaattaacggtgttgcaatgggaacagaaatgggacctagctacgccaacctcttcgtaggcttcatcgaaaacaaatttttctccaactaccacggaccaaaaTCTGATTTTTACAAacgctacatcgatgactgcgtcggcgctACTTCttccagcagagaagaacttaacctattcattaactcagtcaattcttttcacccggctctaaaatacacctgggaaa
This window harbors:
- the LOC141860319 gene encoding uncharacterized protein LOC141860319 isoform X1 — translated: MTITTALSFTYNTTSLILYFAYCRDMASGPAAFASSTRENTNYARLCRLLIDIGTETLRNIFNGIHSPAAASLHKILSSSSSHYSTLQCLKKRGVLNPTLWGKLSTSSSAEFDITLLMVLLRNVCGLSPPVSTGNWDELPPESDNSTEANIVRIKFFRNDVYAHASKASINDATFNQLWKNISNAIIGLESGKNVTSCATAISKVKTECMDPDTEAHFRDLLNDWKKYDDNTKEMLEELTGNQEKAIEQIIKIKENQERTHIELGEMKGIFLLKSSHIAFIFRLTVGVPQMTFQPRTSIYSFFHILHF
- the LOC141860319 gene encoding E3 ubiquitin-protein ligase DZIP3-like isoform X2, which gives rise to MTITTALSFTYNTTSLILYFAYCRDMASGPAAFASSTRENTNYARLCRLLIDIGTETLRNIFNGIHSPAAASLHKILSSSSSHYSTLQCLKKRGVLNPTLWGKLSTSSSAEFDITLLMVLLRNVCGLSPPVSTGNWDELPPESDNSTEANIVRIKFFRNDVYAHASKASINDATFNQLWKNISNAIIGLESGKNVTSCATAISKVKTECMDPDTEAHFRDLLNDWKKYDDNTKEMLEELTGNQEKAIEQIIKIKALSGSQRGGP